From a single Solanum dulcamara chromosome 4, daSolDulc1.2, whole genome shotgun sequence genomic region:
- the LOC129885880 gene encoding ATP phosphoribosyltransferase 2, chloroplastic-like, with protein MSAIQTFFLQGSVSTLLSPHSSVTSCRKVSVKFTVSCCSATSPLSVVNGNVENRPSDRSEVRLGLPSKGRMAADTLDLLKDCQLSVRQVNPRQYVAQIPQISNLEVWFQRPKDIVRKLVAGDLDLGIVGLDTVCEYGQGDEDLIIVHDALEYGDCRLSLAIPKYGIFENVNSMKELAEMPQWTPERPLRVATGFTYMGPKFMKENGLKHITFSTADGALEAAPAMGIADAIVDLVSSGTTLRENNLKEIEGGVIVQSQAVLVASRKSLMQRKGVLDITHEMLERLEAHLRAEGQFTVTANMRGSSAEEVAERILSQMSLSGLQGPTISPVFCKRDGRVTADYFAIVICVPKKALYKSVQQLRAIGGSGVLISPLTYIFDEETPRWRQLLSTLGL; from the exons ATGTCGGCGATTCAGACGTTTTTCCTTCAAGGCTCCGTTTCAACTCTCCTTTCTCCTCATTCATCAGTCACTAGCTGTCGAAAAGTTTCCGTCAAATTCACCGTCTCATGTTGCTCGGCGACCTCTCCTCTGTCCGTAGTGAACGGTAATGTGGAGAACAGACCTTCCGATAGAAGCGAAGTTCGTCTCGGCTTGCCTAGCAAAGGCCGAATGGCTGCTGATACTCTCGATCTTCTCAAG GATTGCCAGCTATCAGTTAGGCAGGTGAATCCGCGGCAGTACGTTGCACAAATTCCACAG ATATCCAATCTGGAAGTGTGGTTTCAACGGCCAAAAGACATTGTGCGGAAGTTGGTAGCTGGAGATTTAGACCTTGGCATCGTTGGTCTCGACACAGTTTGTGAATATGGGCAG GGGGATGAAGATCTCATCATTGTCCATGATGCCCTTGAGTATGGTGATTGTCGTTTATCTCTGGCT ATACCAAAATATGGGATTTTTGAGAATGTGAACTCAATGAAGGAGTTAGCAGAGATGCCACAGTGGACACCTGAGAGGCCACTGAGAGTTGCAACAGGATTCACATAT ATGGGTCCtaaatttatgaaagaaaatgggttgaAGCATATCACTTTTTCAACTGCTGATGGAGCCCTGGAAGCAGCTCCTGCG ATGGGAATAGCTGATGCTATTGTGGATCTAGTGAGTAGCGGAACCACACTGAGAGAAAACAATCTGAAGGAAATAGAAGGTGGAGTCATCGTGCAAAGTCAG GCGGTCCTTGTCGCTAGCAGAAAGTCCCTAATGCAGCGAAAAGGTGTACTTGATATAACACATGAAATGCTAGAAAGACTGGAAGCACATCTGAGGGCTGAAGGTCAATTTACG GTAACTGCTAATATGCGAGGAAGCAGTGCGGAGGAAGTCGCTGAACGAATATTGAGCCAAATGTCACTATCTGGATTGCAG GGACCCACCATAAGTCCAGTCTTTTGCAAGCGGGATGGACGGGTTACAGCTGATTACTTTGCCATTGTCATATGTGTACCAAAGAAAGCACTTTACAAGTCTGTTCAGCAGCTTAGGGCG ATTGGAGGGAGTGGTGTACTGATTTCTCCGTTGACCtatatttttgatgaagaaaCACCAAGATGGCGTCAACTCCTTTCTACTTTGGGACTTTGA